The nucleotide window AGGCCGGGTCATCCCCCCTTTATACGCAGTAACCCCTTTTGGGGACCCTGGTACAGGCAGGCCGGGATATCCCCTCTTTTATTCGTGCAGTTTCACCTGCACCCGCCAACGCCCATCGTCCTCTGCACCGGCCCACTCGCCGTGCAGGGGACGCGCGGCAATCACAGTCAGCAGCAACCCTTCGTCACTGTTCTGCACCCGCCAACTGACCGGTTTGCCTTGCAGGCTCAATTGCCCTTGCTGGCTCTTGCCCTGGGCCTGGAACAGCAGCGCAACCGTACCTTCCACATTCTCGCCATGCAGCTTGGGTTCTTCGTTGAACCACAACGTCAGGCCATCCTGCATCACCTCCACCTGCTGGAGCTCACGCTCGTCGGGCGCGGTCAGGCGGCCAATCATCAGCCCTACCATCAAACCGACAATCGCCAGTGACAGCATTACCCGAGGGAAGGCCTTCGAACGCACGTCCGGTTCAGGAGTAGAATGCCCGTCATCTTCACGCTTGGAGCCGTGCATGTTTCACGTCATCCTTTTTCAACCAGAAATTCCGCCGAATACCGGCAACATCATTCGCCTGTGCGCCAACAGCGGCTGCGACCTGCACCTGATCGAACCCATCAGCTTCGAACTGGATGACAAGCGCCTGCGTCGCGCGGGGCTGGATTACCATGAGTATGCCACGCTCAAGCGCCATGAGAGCCTGGCCGGATGCCTGGAAAGCCTCGGTAATCCAAGGCTGTTCGCCTTTACCACCAAGGGCTCGCACCCGTTCCATGAAGTGGCCTATCAGCCGGGCGACGCCTTTCTGTTCGGGCCAGAAAGCCGCGGCTTGCCGGCCGAGGTGCTGGACAGCCTGCCGGCCGAACAGCGTCTGCGCCTGCCGATGCGGCCGGGGTGCCGTAGCCTGAACCTGTCCAATACCGTGGCGGTGACGGTGTATGAGGCCTGGCGGCAAAACGGGTTTGCCGGGAGCTGATTTCTTACCTGCAAGGGCCCTTTCGCGGGCTCGCCCGCTCCCACATTGAAATGTGTACGCCAATCCGTAGGGGAGCGGGCAACAAAAAAGCGCCCCGAGAGGCGCTTTCTTGATACCGGCAGTGATTACTGTACGGTCGGCACTTCGCCGGCTTCCTGCATGCGCTGCATTTCTTGCGCGTACAGGGCGTCGAAGTTGACCGGCGACAGCATCAGGGCCGGGAACGAACCACGGGTCACCAGGCTGTCCAGGGTCTCGCGGGCGTACGGGAACAGGATGTTCGGGCAGAACGCACCCAGGGTGTGGCTCATCGAAGCCGCATCCAGGTTGGCGATCAGGAAGATACCGGCCTGCTGCACTTCAGCAATGAAAGCCACTTCGTCACCGTTCTTGACGGTTACCGACAGGGTCAACACCACTTCGTGGAAGTCACCTTCCAGGGCTTTCTGCTTGGTGTTCAGGTCCAGCGCAACGCTCGGCTCCCAGGTCTGACGGAAGATCTGCGGGCTTTTCGGGGCCTCGAACGACAGGTCGCGCACATAGATGCGCTGCAGGGAGAACTGAGGGCTGTTGTCTTCTGCAGCAGCGCCGTTGGTCTGTTGGTCAGTCATGGCAGGTCCTTATCCTAATGTTTTTGAATGCAGTGCAAATCAGGCCGCCAGCAGCGCGTCGAGCTTGCCGGCGCGCTCCAGGGCATAAAGGTCATCGCATCCACCGACATGGGTGCTGCCGATCCAGATCTGCGGCACCGACGTACGGCCAGCCTTCTGGCTCATCTCGGCACGAACCTGCGGCT belongs to Pseudomonas putida NBRC 14164 and includes:
- the trmL gene encoding tRNA (uridine(34)/cytosine(34)/5-carboxymethylaminomethyluridine(34)-2'-O)-methyltransferase TrmL, with translation MFHVILFQPEIPPNTGNIIRLCANSGCDLHLIEPISFELDDKRLRRAGLDYHEYATLKRHESLAGCLESLGNPRLFAFTTKGSHPFHEVAYQPGDAFLFGPESRGLPAEVLDSLPAEQRLRLPMRPGCRSLNLSNTVAVTVYEAWRQNGFAGS
- the secB gene encoding protein-export chaperone SecB translates to MTDQQTNGAAAEDNSPQFSLQRIYVRDLSFEAPKSPQIFRQTWEPSVALDLNTKQKALEGDFHEVVLTLSVTVKNGDEVAFIAEVQQAGIFLIANLDAASMSHTLGAFCPNILFPYARETLDSLVTRGSFPALMLSPVNFDALYAQEMQRMQEAGEVPTVQ
- the grxC gene encoding glutaredoxin 3; this encodes MKPVIVYSSDYCPYCMRAKYLLESKGVAFEEIKVDGKPQVRAEMSQKAGRTSVPQIWIGSTHVGGCDDLYALERAGKLDALLAA